From the genome of Hathewaya histolytica, one region includes:
- the tpiA gene encoding triose-phosphate isomerase, translating to MRKAIIAGNWKMNNTIEESLNLVKELKPLVKDAEAEVIVCPSFLSIKGVIDEVKGTNIKVGAQNMHFEENGAFTGEISPNMLNELGVDYVIIGHSERRQYFNETDCTINKKLKSSFKHNIIPILCVGETLEEKESGITKEVIGKQIKLDLYDISREEVENMVVAYEPIWAIGTGKTATSEEANATIKFIRSILEELYGTETSDKVRILYGGSVKPSTIKEQMAKSDIDGSLVGGASLKAKDFSEIVNY from the coding sequence ATGAGAAAAGCAATTATAGCTGGAAATTGGAAAATGAATAATACTATAGAAGAGTCTTTAAATTTAGTAAAAGAACTAAAACCTCTTGTTAAAGATGCTGAGGCAGAAGTTATAGTTTGTCCAAGTTTTTTAAGTATAAAAGGTGTAATCGATGAAGTAAAAGGAACTAATATAAAAGTTGGTGCACAAAATATGCACTTTGAAGAAAATGGTGCTTTTACAGGAGAAATATCTCCAAATATGTTAAATGAACTTGGCGTAGATTATGTAATAATAGGGCATAGTGAAAGAAGACAATATTTTAATGAAACAGATTGTACCATAAATAAAAAACTTAAATCATCATTTAAACATAATATAATCCCAATACTTTGTGTAGGTGAGACTCTAGAAGAGAAAGAGAGTGGAATTACAAAAGAAGTTATAGGAAAACAAATAAAGTTAGATTTATATGATATAAGCAGAGAAGAAGTAGAGAATATGGTTGTAGCTTATGAACCAATATGGGCAATAGGAACGGGAAAGACTGCTACATCTGAAGAAGCAAATGCTACAATAAAATTTATAAGAAGCATATTAGAAGAATTATATGGAACAGAGACTTCGGATAAAGTTAGAATACTTTACGGAGGATCAGTAAAGCCGTCAACTATAAAAGAGCAAATGGCTAAGTCAGATATAGATGGCAGTTTAGTAGGTGGGGCTAGTCTTAAAGCAAAGGACTTTTCAGAAATAGTAAACTACTAG
- the gpmI gene encoding 2,3-bisphosphoglycerate-independent phosphoglycerate mutase produces the protein MKNRPVMLMILDGLGISSDLEGNAEALAKKPNYDELLKKYPKTTLKASGISVGLPEGQMGNSEVGHLNIGAGRVIYQFLTGITKDVENGELFKKEAFNEAIDKALEANKAIHFIGLLSDGGVHSHIDHLKALLKLAKDKGAKNVYVHAILDGRDVPPKSAGTYITEIEDYMREIGVGKIATISGRYYTMDRDKRWERIELSHKAIVQGVGERVSSAMEGLENSYHDNKTDEFVLPTVIMNGEEPVAEISNGDTVIFFNFRPDRAREITRAINDKVFDGFKRETLDLNFVSMTQYDKTIENVDVAYPPEMYKNTLGEYVSNCGKKQLRIAETEKYAHVTFFFSGGIEVPWEGEDRILINSPKVATYDLKPEMSAYEVTEKVLNSLDSDKYDLIILNYANPDMVGHTGVLDAAVKAVEAVDQCLGKVVNKVIEKDGTVFITADHGNCEQMIDYSTGKPMTAHTTNKVPFIWVSKESKGRALREGILADIAPTILEAMGIHKPDEMTGNSLIKA, from the coding sequence ATGAAAAATAGACCTGTTATGCTAATGATATTAGATGGATTAGGCATTTCATCCGACCTAGAAGGAAATGCAGAAGCATTAGCTAAAAAACCTAATTACGATGAACTTTTAAAAAAATATCCAAAAACAACATTAAAGGCAAGTGGCATAAGTGTAGGATTACCAGAAGGACAAATGGGGAATTCTGAAGTAGGTCACTTAAATATAGGTGCTGGAAGAGTTATTTATCAATTTTTAACAGGTATAACAAAAGATGTTGAAAACGGAGAGCTTTTTAAAAAAGAAGCTTTTAATGAAGCAATAGATAAAGCACTGGAAGCTAATAAAGCTATACATTTTATAGGTTTATTATCTGATGGAGGAGTTCATTCACATATAGACCACCTAAAGGCATTATTAAAACTTGCAAAAGACAAGGGTGCAAAAAATGTATATGTGCATGCAATTTTGGATGGTAGGGATGTTCCACCTAAATCAGCTGGGACTTATATAACAGAAATAGAAGATTATATGCGTGAAATAGGAGTTGGAAAGATAGCTACAATTTCCGGAAGATACTATACCATGGATAGAGATAAGAGATGGGAAAGAATAGAACTTTCACATAAGGCTATTGTACAAGGTGTAGGAGAAAGAGTAAGCTCTGCTATGGAAGGATTAGAGAATTCTTATCATGATAATAAAACTGATGAATTTGTTCTACCTACAGTTATAATGAATGGGGAAGAGCCTGTAGCTGAAATATCAAACGGGGATACTGTTATATTTTTTAATTTTAGACCAGATAGGGCGAGAGAAATAACAAGAGCTATTAATGATAAGGTTTTTGATGGATTTAAAAGGGAAACCCTAGATTTAAACTTTGTATCTATGACTCAATATGATAAAACCATAGAAAATGTAGATGTAGCATATCCTCCTGAGATGTATAAAAATACTTTAGGAGAATATGTAAGTAATTGTGGAAAGAAACAATTAAGGATTGCAGAAACTGAAAAGTACGCCCATGTAACATTCTTCTTTAGTGGAGGAATAGAGGTGCCATGGGAGGGGGAAGATAGAATCTTAATTAATTCTCCAAAAGTTGCAACCTATGATTTAAAGCCAGAAATGAGTGCGTACGAAGTTACAGAAAAAGTACTTAATTCTCTAGATAGTGATAAGTATGATCTTATAATATTAAACTATGCAAATCCAGATATGGTAGGACATACAGGTGTACTAGATGCTGCTGTAAAGGCTGTGGAGGCTGTAGATCAGTGTTTAGGAAAAGTAGTAAATAAGGTAATTGAAAAGGATGGCACTGTGTTTATTACAGCAGATCATGGAAACTGTGAACAAATGATTGACTATTCAACAGGTAAACCTATGACAGCACATACTACAAATAAAGTTCCTTTTATATGGGTCTCAAAAGAGTCAAAAGGAAGGGCGTTAAGGGAAGGGATACTTGCAGATATAGCACCTACAATTTTAGAGGCTATGGGGATTCACAAGCCAGATGAAATGACAGGTAATTCTTTAATAAAAGCTTAG
- the eno gene encoding phosphopyruvate hydratase has product MKKYIEIIDIQAIQILDSRAFPTVEVEVMLQDGTVGRAAVPSGASTGMFEAVELRDDDKDIYNGKGVLKAVENVNTLIAEELIGMNVLDQVAIDKVMIKLDGTPNKGKLGANAMLGVSLACADAAAKYLGLSLYQYVGGVNAKVLPVPMMNIMNGGKHADNNVDLQEFMIMPVGAKSFSEALRMCAEVYHGLKGILKSRGLSTGVGDEGGFAPDLNSNEEAIKVILEAVEKAGYKAGEEIFIALDPASSEFFNAETNKYELTGEGKSLTPAEMVDFYVDLVEKYPIISIEDGMAEEDWDGWKLMTEKLGSKIQLVGDDLFVTNTERLSKGIERKTANAILIKLNQIGTLTETLNAIEMAERAGYTAVISHRSGETEDTTISDLVVAVNAGQIKTGAPARSERVAKYNQLLRIEQELEEMAEYRGMKSFYNIKK; this is encoded by the coding sequence ATGAAAAAATATATTGAAATTATTGATATCCAAGCTATACAAATTTTAGACTCAAGAGCTTTTCCAACTGTTGAAGTAGAAGTTATGCTTCAAGATGGTACCGTTGGAAGAGCAGCTGTACCTTCAGGTGCATCAACAGGAATGTTTGAAGCAGTTGAACTTAGAGATGATGATAAAGATATTTATAATGGAAAAGGTGTTTTAAAGGCTGTAGAAAATGTGAATACATTAATTGCAGAAGAATTAATTGGAATGAATGTATTAGATCAAGTTGCTATAGATAAAGTTATGATTAAACTTGATGGAACTCCAAATAAGGGTAAATTAGGTGCAAATGCTATGTTAGGGGTATCATTAGCATGTGCTGATGCGGCAGCTAAATACTTAGGACTGAGCTTATATCAATATGTAGGTGGAGTAAATGCTAAGGTTCTACCAGTTCCAATGATGAATATTATGAATGGTGGAAAACATGCAGACAATAACGTAGACCTACAAGAATTTATGATAATGCCAGTAGGAGCAAAATCTTTTAGTGAAGCTTTAAGAATGTGTGCTGAAGTTTATCATGGATTAAAAGGTATATTAAAGTCTAGAGGATTATCTACAGGTGTTGGGGATGAAGGTGGATTTGCACCAGATTTAAACTCTAACGAAGAAGCTATTAAAGTTATATTAGAAGCTGTAGAAAAGGCAGGATACAAAGCAGGAGAAGAAATCTTCATAGCACTAGACCCTGCATCTTCAGAATTCTTTAATGCAGAAACTAATAAATATGAATTAACCGGTGAAGGAAAATCATTAACTCCAGCAGAAATGGTTGATTTCTATGTAGATTTAGTAGAAAAATACCCAATAATCTCAATAGAAGATGGTATGGCGGAAGAAGATTGGGATGGATGGAAGCTAATGACTGAAAAATTAGGTTCAAAAATCCAATTAGTTGGAGATGATCTATTTGTAACTAATACAGAAAGATTATCAAAAGGAATAGAAAGAAAAACAGCTAATGCTATATTAATAAAATTAAATCAAATAGGTACACTTACAGAAACTTTAAATGCTATAGAAATGGCAGAGAGAGCAGGATATACAGCTGTTATATCACATAGATCAGGTGAAACTGAAGATACAACTATATCAGATCTTGTTGTAGCTGTAAATGCTGGTCAAATTAAAACAGGAGCTCCTGCAAGAAGTGAAAGGGTTGCAAAATACAATCAATTATTAAGAATTGAGCAAGAACTTGAAGAAATGGCTGAGTACAGAGGAATGAAATCTTTCTATAACATAAAAAAATAA